The following proteins come from a genomic window of Sorghum bicolor cultivar BTx623 chromosome 3, Sorghum_bicolor_NCBIv3, whole genome shotgun sequence:
- the LOC110433553 gene encoding glutathione S-transferase 3-like: MAPLKLYGMPLSPNVVRVATVLNEKGLEFEIIPVDLTTGAHKQPDFLALNPFGQIPALVDGDEVLYESRAINRYIATKYASSGAALLPATASAKLEVWLEVESHHFYPNASPLVFQLLFRPLFGGAPDPLVVDKHAHELAKVLDVYEAHLASNKYLAGDEFTLADANHASYLLYLTKTPKAGLVNDRPHVKAWWEEIAKRPAFQKTVAAIPFPPPPSSA; this comes from the exons ATGGCGCCGCTGAAGCTGTACGGGATGCCGCTGTCGCCCAACGTGGTGCGCGTGGCCACCGTGCTCAACGAGAAGGGCCTCGAATTCGAGATCATCCCCGTCGACCTCACCACCGGCGCCCACAAGCAGCCCGACTTCCTCGCCCTCAAC CCCTTCGGCCAGATCCCGGCTCTCGTCGACGGAGACGAAGTCCTCTACG AGTCCCGTGCCATCAACCGGTACATCGCGACCAAgtacgcgtcgtcgggcgcggcgCTGCTCCCGGCGACGGCGTCGGCGAAGCTCGAGGTGTGGCTGGAGGTGGAGTCGCACCACTTCTACCCGAACGCGTCGCCGCTGGTGTTCCAGCTCCTCTTCAGGCCGCTCTTCGGCGGCGCCCCGGACCCATTGGTGGTGGACAAGCACGCGCACGAGCTCGCCAAGGTGCTCGACGTCTACGAGGCGCACCTCGCCAGCAACAAGTacctcgccggcgacgagtTCACGCTCGCCGACGCCAACCACGCGTCCTACCTGCTCTACCTCACCAAGACCCCCAAGGCTGGGCTCGTCAACGACCGCCCCCATGTTAAGGCGTGGTGGGAGGAGATCGCCAAGCGCCCCGCGTTCCAGAAGACCGTCGCCGCCATCCCATTCCCACCGCCGCCCTCCTCCGCTTGA
- the LOC110433366 gene encoding heavy metal-associated isoprenylated plant protein 35-like yields MISSPKIFNSARTIPCLYGGCFDSFHLLLTKLVRRGIKIALRTSPTVHDSTGTLSPPLLPPAKHLPHLALMASEPIECQVVVLRVSIHCQGCKKKVKKVLQNINGVYRCEIDARSNKVVATISTKLDPYMLVSKLRKSGKQAELLPEQPPPPPPPPAAESQTQEPKNNQPDEPSKPNEPAEKGGADTAEAAAAEPSNPREPKQSTGEAPNPAQDSKENASADETGDDTAAAAAPAPAPAQQGPSEAKGKAKPMQQPEMQDRQPVDARVTLEYDRGVGGGHVHRMPPPAVMSYNQVRPSVSASYYAPAPSPAPAPAPMPMPMPMARPGPSQGYIDEHYTPSYYNSNYNRSPAYEPEPYYYSRPQPAPYSYQYQYQPSSSSEDYYYSAPPQRSAFSPPRDAYGEMFNDENANSCTVM; encoded by the exons ATGATCAGCTCTCCAAAGATATTCAATTCAGCACGTACTATTCCTTGTCTGTATGGCGGTTGCTTCGATTCCTTTCACTTGTTGCTAACTAAACTAGTGCGGCGGGGTATAAAGATCGCCCTCCGCACTTCCCCCACAGTTCACGACTCAACGGGCACACTTTCCCCTCCTCTCCTGCCTCCTGCAAAGCACCTTCCTCACCTCGCTCTCATGGCCTCAGAGCCTATAGAGTGCCAG GTTGTGGTGCTGAGGGTGTCCATTCACTGCCAAGGAtgcaagaagaaggtgaagaaagtGCTCCAGAACATCAATG GCGTGTACCGATGCGAAATCGATGCCCGGAGCAACAAGGTCGTGGCGACGATCTCGACGAAGCTCGACCCCTACATGCTGGTCTCCAAGCTGCGCAAGTCCGGCAAGCAGGCGGAGCTGTTGCCGGAgcagccgccgccaccaccaccaccaccagcagctgAGAGCCAAACGCAGGAGCCCAAGAACAACCAGCCTGACGAGCCGAGCAAACCCAACGAACCTGCCGAGAAGGGCGGCGCCGACACGGCCGAGGCCGCCGCGGCAGAACCGAGCAACCCTCGGGAGCCCAAGCAGAGCACCGGCGAGGCCCCGAATCCGGCTCAGGACAGCAAAGAAAATGCCAGCGCCGATGAGACCGGCGATGACaccgcggcggcagcggcaccggcaccggcgccGGCGCAGCAGGGACCCAGCGAGGCGAAGGGGAAAGCGAAACCGATGCAGCAGCCGGAGATGCAGGATAGGCAGCCGGTGGACGCCAGAGTGACTCTAGAGTACGACCGAGGCGTCGGCGGGGGCCACGTGCACCGCATGCCGCCGCCGGCAGTGATGAGCTACAACCAGGTGCGGCCGAGCGTGAGCGCGTCCTACTACGCTCCCGCCCCGTcaccagcgccggcgccggcgccgatgccgatgccgatgccgatggcgAGGCCGGGGCCGTCGCAGGGTTACATCGACGAGCACTACACGCCGTCCTACTACAACAGCAACTACAACCGGTCGCCGGCGTACGAGCCCGAGCCGTACTACTACAGCCGTCCGCAGCCGGCGCCGTACAGCTACCAGTACCAGTACCAGCCGTCTTCTTCGTCGGAGGATTACTACTACAGCGCGCCGCCGCAGAGGAGCGCCTTCTCGCCGCCGCGGGACGCCTACGGCGAGATGTTCAACGACGAGAACGCCAATTCTTGCACCGTCATGTGA
- the LOC8059413 gene encoding flowering-promoting factor 1-like protein 2, whose translation MSGVWVFRNGVVRLVENPTSGNAAAASGKRKALLHTPSGEVVTSYASLERKLAALGWERYYADNGGGGLLQYHKRTSVDLISLPKDFAHFGSVHMYDIVIKNRDAFRVIDA comes from the coding sequence ATGTCGGGCGTGTGGGTGTTCCGGAACGGCGTGGTGAGGCTGGTGGAGAACCCGACGTCGGGgaacgcggcggcggcgtcgggcaAGCGCAAGGCGCTGCTGCACACGCCCTCCGGGGAGGTGGTCACGTCCTACGCGTCGCTGGAGCGCAAGCTGGCGGCGCTCGGCTGGGAGCGCTACTACGCCgacaacggcggcggcggcctgctGCAGTACCACAAGCGCACCTCCGTGGACCTCATCTCGCTGCCCAAGGACTTCGCCCACTTCGGCTCCGTCCACATGTACGACATCGTCATCAAGAACCGCGACGCCTTCCGCGTCATCGACGCCTAG